Below is a genomic region from Trichocoleus sp..
TCGTTTGATCCGCCGAGTCGTGCGTCATGGTCGCTTAATTGGCATCGATCGCCCCTTCACGCCGGAAGTTGCCGAAACAGCGATTGCTTTGTCTGAAGCGGTTTATCCCACTGTACGGCAGCGAGAGAAGTCCATCAAAGCCGAGTTGCAGCTTGAAGAAGCCCGGTTCCGCACCACGCTCGATCGCGGTGAAAAACTGCTGGCAGAACTAATTGAAAAAGCGAAGGGCGAAATTTCGGGTCAGGATGCCTTTGTTTTATATGACACCTACGGTTTTCCGCTGGAGCTGACTCAAGAAGTAGCTGCCGAGAAAGGCTTAACGGTAGATGTTCCAGGGTTTGAAGCCGCAATGGAACAGCAGCGCAACCGCTCCCGCGAAGCTCATGAAACGATCGATCTCACCGTTCAGGGCACGATCGACAAGCTGGCAGAAAATCTGCATGAGACGGAGTTTTTGGGCTATACGCAGGTTGCCAGTTCAGCAGAAGTTAAGCTGCTACTAGTTGAAGGGCAGCCAGTTGAGTCTACAGCAGCAGGGACTGCGGTACAGATCGTGCTGGATCGAACCCCTTTCTATGCTGAGTCTGGTGGACAAATTGGTGACAAGGGTTATCTGTCAGGCGGTGATGTCGTTGTGCGCGTTGAGGATGTCAAAAAAGATGGCGCAATCTTCGTACACTTTGGGCGCGTTGAGCGAGGGACATTGCAAGTTGGCGATCGAGTGACTGCTCAAATTGACATCTCCTGTCGGCGGCGAGTGCAGTCTAATCACACCGCAACCCATCTCCTGCAAGCAGCACTCCGCAAAATTGTGGATGAAAACATTGCTCAGGCAGGCTCTCTCGTGGCGTTCGATCGGCTCCGGTTTGACTTCAGCCTCAATCGAGCGGTGACTCCAGCAGAACTGCAACAGATCGAAGAACAAATCAACACCTGGATTGCCGAAGCACATGCGGCACAGGTGGCAGTCATGCCGATTGCAGAAGCAAAATCCAAAGGCGCAATTGCCATGTTTGGCGAAAAGTATGGGGATGAAGTGCGGGTGATCGACTTCCCCGGTGTTTCGATGGAGCTATGCGGTGGAACGCATGTCAGCAACACTGCTGAGATTGGGTTGTTTAAGATTATTTCTGAAACAGGGGTTGCTGCCGGAATTCGCCGGATCGAAGCCGTTGCCGGAGCATCGGTACTGGAATATCTCAATCTGCGCGATAAAGTGGTGCGTGATCTGAGCGATCGATTCAAAGTGAAGCCTGAGGAACTGCCCGATCGGGTGACTTCTCTCCAAACGGAACTGAAAACGGCTCAGAAACAGCTAGAGCAATTGAAAGCTGAGTTAGCGCTGGCAAAATCAGATCAACTGCTGGGACAAGCGGAAGCGATCGGTGAGTTCAAAGTTTTGGTGGCTGAACTGGCAGGCGTGGATGCAGAATCACTCAAAACTGCCGCTGAACAACTCGTGCAAAAGCTGGGCGAGGGAGCCGTTGTCTTAGGCTCTGCCCCAGAACCGAATAAAGTCAGCATTGTGGCAGCCTTCAGCAAAGGCGTTAACAGCAAAGGGCTTCAAGCAGGCAAATTTGTAGGAACGATCGCCAAAATTTGCGGCGGTGGCGGCGGTGGCAGGCCGAATCTTGCTCAAGCAGGCGGACGCGATGCTGAGAAACTGCCAGAAGCTCTCAAAACCGCACAAGCGGAGCTGAAGACTGCGTTGAGTTGAGTTGGGTGAAGTTGGTAATGGGTAACGGGTAATGGGTAATCGGTGCCCTGTAGCAGATGCCTTGTAGCAAAGGTGTTTCGCTCATC
It encodes:
- the alaS gene encoding alanine--tRNA ligase; translated protein: MSTPLSGDQIRQTFLNFYQERGHQVLPSASLVPEDPTVLLTIAGMLPFKPIFLGQRTSEFPRATTSQKCIRTNDIENVGRTARHHTFFEMLGNFSFGDYFKEKAIAWAWELSTQVFGLPAERLVVSVFREDDDAFAIWRDQIGVPVKRIIRMDEKDNFWQSGPTGPCGPCSEIYYDFHPERGDDAIDLEDDTRFIEFYNLVFMQYNQDAEGKLTPLQAQNIDTGLGLERMAQILQKVPNNYETDLIFPIIKTAATIAGVDYAKADEETKVSLKVIGDHIRAVVHLIADGITASNEGRGYVLRRLIRRVVRHGRLIGIDRPFTPEVAETAIALSEAVYPTVRQREKSIKAELQLEEARFRTTLDRGEKLLAELIEKAKGEISGQDAFVLYDTYGFPLELTQEVAAEKGLTVDVPGFEAAMEQQRNRSREAHETIDLTVQGTIDKLAENLHETEFLGYTQVASSAEVKLLLVEGQPVESTAAGTAVQIVLDRTPFYAESGGQIGDKGYLSGGDVVVRVEDVKKDGAIFVHFGRVERGTLQVGDRVTAQIDISCRRRVQSNHTATHLLQAALRKIVDENIAQAGSLVAFDRLRFDFSLNRAVTPAELQQIEEQINTWIAEAHAAQVAVMPIAEAKSKGAIAMFGEKYGDEVRVIDFPGVSMELCGGTHVSNTAEIGLFKIISETGVAAGIRRIEAVAGASVLEYLNLRDKVVRDLSDRFKVKPEELPDRVTSLQTELKTAQKQLEQLKAELALAKSDQLLGQAEAIGEFKVLVAELAGVDAESLKTAAEQLVQKLGEGAVVLGSAPEPNKVSIVAAFSKGVNSKGLQAGKFVGTIAKICGGGGGGRPNLAQAGGRDAEKLPEALKTAQAELKTALS